In Rattus rattus isolate New Zealand chromosome 3, Rrattus_CSIRO_v1, whole genome shotgun sequence, one genomic interval encodes:
- the Ankrd34a gene encoding ankyrin repeat domain-containing protein 34A, translating into MLHTEGHALLRAVGQGKLRLARLLLEGGAYVNEGDAQGETALMAACRARYDDPQNKARMVRYLLEQGADPNIADRLGRTALMHACAGGGGAAVASLLLAHGADPSVRDHAGASALVHALDRGDRETLATLLDACKAKGTEVIIITTDTSPSGTKKTRQYLNSPPSPGVEDPAPAPPSPGVCTSPSEVQLQTAGGGRGLLSPRAQEEEEKRDVFEFPLPKPPDDPSPSEPLPKPPRHPPKPLKRLNSEPWGLVAPPQPVPPAEGRPGLERLSAEFNGLTLTGRPRLSRRHSTEGPEDPPPWAEKVTGGGPLSRRNTAPEAQESGLPSGLRQKLSRMESVEFDTPGHFCPDSPESSRLSLERRRYSASPLTLPPAGSVSSPRQSQESLPGAVSPLSGRRRSPGLLERRGSGTLLLDHISQTRPGFLPPLNVSPHPPIPDIRPQPGGRAPSLPAPPHSGAPGSPRTKRKLVRRHSMQTEQIRLLGGFQSLGGPGEPGR; encoded by the coding sequence ATGCTGCACACCGAGGGCCACGCTCTTCTTCGGGCTGTGGGACAGGGTAAGCTACGCTTGGCCCGTTTGCTTCTGGAGGGAGGAGCCTACGTGAATGAGGGTGATGCCCAGGGGGAGACTGCGCTAATGGCGGCCTGTAGGGCCCGTTACGACGACCCTCAGAACAAGGCGCGAATGGTACGCTATCTCTTGGAGCAAGGCGCGGATCCCAACATCGCAGACCGTTTAGGACGCACCGCGCTCATGCATGCTTGCGCCGGGGGTGGGGGAGCCGCAGTGGCCTCTCTGCTCCTTGCCCACGGCGCAGACCCCTCAGTCCGAGATCACGCTGGCGCCTCGGCGCTTGTCCACGCCCTGGACCGCGGGGACCGCGAGACCCTTGCCACACTGCTGGACGCCTGCAAGGCCAAGGGCACGGAGGTCATCATCATAACCACAGATACCTCGCCCTCGGGCACCAAGAAGACCAGGCAGTATCTTAATTCCCCACCGTCCCCGGGGGTAGAGGACCCTGCACCCGCTCCTCCTAGTCCAGGGGTCTGCACGTCGCCTTCAGAAGTCCAACTACAGACTGCAGGAGGAGGACGCGGGTTGTTATCCCCTCGagcccaggaagaagaggagaaaagagacgtctttgaatttcctcttccTAAGCCCCCTGATGACCCTTCCCCTTCCGAGCCTCTCCCCAAGCCACCTCGACATCCTCCAAAACCACTTAAAAGGCTCAACTCCGAGCCCTGGGGCCTTGTGGCTCCTCCTCAACCGGTCCCTCCTGCGGAAGGGAGGCCGGGCTTGGAGCGTCTGTCCGCTGAATTCAATGGCTTGACCCTGACCGGTAGACCGCGTCTTTCTCGGCGTCACAGCACTGAAGGCCCGGAGGACCCGCCCCCATGGGCGGAGAAAGTGACGGGTGGGGGTCCTCTCTCGCGCCGAAACACTGCGCCCGAGGCTCAGGAGTCTGGTCTTCCTTCAGGGTTAAGGCAAAAACTGAGCCGCATGGAGTCTGTGGAGTTCGACACCCCTGGACATTTTTGCCCTGACTCCCCCGAGTCCAGCCGCTTATCCCTGGAGCGCCGGCGATACAGCGCCTCTCCGCTGACCCTCCCTCCAGCGGGCTCAGTTTCCTCCCCACGCCAGTCCCAGGAAAGTCTGCCGGGGGCTGTATCCCCGCTGAGCGGACGGAGGCGGAGTCCAGGGCTGCTAGAGCGGAGGGGCTCCGGGACCTTGCTCCTGGACCACATCTCGCAAACACGACCGGGTTTCTTGCCTCCTCTCAACGTCAGTCCCCACCCTCCTATCCCCGATATTCGTCCCCAACCCGGAGGTCGGGCACCCTCACTGCCTGCCCCTCCACACTCTGGGGCACCAGGGTCTCCCAGGACCAAGCGCAAATTGGTGAGACGCCACTCCATGCAGACTGAGCAGATTCGTCTGCTAGGGGGGTTCCAGAGTCTAGGCGGGCCTGGGGAACCAGGGCGCTGA